A window from Gallus gallus isolate bGalGal1 chromosome 7, bGalGal1.mat.broiler.GRCg7b, whole genome shotgun sequence encodes these proteins:
- the ARL5A gene encoding ADP-ribosylation factor-like protein 5A isoform X1, translating to MKKLLAVIVVWPWKGTLEHKVIIVGLDNAGKTTILYQFSMNEVVHTSPTIGSNVEEIVVNNTRFLMWDIGGQESLRSSWNTYYTNTEFVIVVVDSTDRERISVTKEELYKMLAHEDLKKAGLLIFANKQDVKECMTVAEISQFLKLTSIKDHQWHIQACCALTGEGLCQGLEWMMSRLKIR from the exons CTTG agcacAAAGTAATCATTGTTGGTCTGGATAATGCAGGAAAAACTACCATTCTTTATCAATT ctcaaTGAATGAAGTGGTGCATACCTCACCTACGATAGGCAGCAATGTGGAAGAGATCGTGGTTAACAACACACGCTTTCTGATGTGGGATATTGGAGGGCAGGAGTCCCTGCGGTCTTCATGGAACACCTACTACACCAACACTGAG TTTGTAATAGTTGTTGTGGACAGCACAGACAGAGAGAGAATTTCGGTGACTAAAGAAGAACTGTATAAGATGTTAGCACATGAG GACTTGAAGAAAGCAGGTTTGCTGATCTTTGCTAACAAGCAAGATGTTAAAGAGTGTATGACGGTGGCTGAAATCTCTCAGTTTCTGAAGCTGACTTCAATTAAGGATCACCAGTGGCACATTCAGGCGTGCTGTGCTCTAACCGGAGAGGG ACTCTGCCAAGGACTCGAATGGATGATGTCAAGGCTAAAGATCAGATGA
- the ARL5A gene encoding ADP-ribosylation factor-like protein 5A isoform X2, with translation MGILFTRIWRLFNHQEHKVIIVGLDNAGKTTILYQFSMNEVVHTSPTIGSNVEEIVVNNTRFLMWDIGGQESLRSSWNTYYTNTEFVIVVVDSTDRERISVTKEELYKMLAHEDLKKAGLLIFANKQDVKECMTVAEISQFLKLTSIKDHQWHIQACCALTGEGLCQGLEWMMSRLKIR, from the exons agcacAAAGTAATCATTGTTGGTCTGGATAATGCAGGAAAAACTACCATTCTTTATCAATT ctcaaTGAATGAAGTGGTGCATACCTCACCTACGATAGGCAGCAATGTGGAAGAGATCGTGGTTAACAACACACGCTTTCTGATGTGGGATATTGGAGGGCAGGAGTCCCTGCGGTCTTCATGGAACACCTACTACACCAACACTGAG TTTGTAATAGTTGTTGTGGACAGCACAGACAGAGAGAGAATTTCGGTGACTAAAGAAGAACTGTATAAGATGTTAGCACATGAG GACTTGAAGAAAGCAGGTTTGCTGATCTTTGCTAACAAGCAAGATGTTAAAGAGTGTATGACGGTGGCTGAAATCTCTCAGTTTCTGAAGCTGACTTCAATTAAGGATCACCAGTGGCACATTCAGGCGTGCTGTGCTCTAACCGGAGAGGG ACTCTGCCAAGGACTCGAATGGATGATGTCAAGGCTAAAGATCAGATGA
- the ARL5A gene encoding ADP-ribosylation factor-like protein 5A isoform X3 — MNEVVHTSPTIGSNVEEIVVNNTRFLMWDIGGQESLRSSWNTYYTNTEFVIVVVDSTDRERISVTKEELYKMLAHEDLKKAGLLIFANKQDVKECMTVAEISQFLKLTSIKDHQWHIQACCALTGEGLCQGLEWMMSRLKIR, encoded by the exons aTGAATGAAGTGGTGCATACCTCACCTACGATAGGCAGCAATGTGGAAGAGATCGTGGTTAACAACACACGCTTTCTGATGTGGGATATTGGAGGGCAGGAGTCCCTGCGGTCTTCATGGAACACCTACTACACCAACACTGAG TTTGTAATAGTTGTTGTGGACAGCACAGACAGAGAGAGAATTTCGGTGACTAAAGAAGAACTGTATAAGATGTTAGCACATGAG GACTTGAAGAAAGCAGGTTTGCTGATCTTTGCTAACAAGCAAGATGTTAAAGAGTGTATGACGGTGGCTGAAATCTCTCAGTTTCTGAAGCTGACTTCAATTAAGGATCACCAGTGGCACATTCAGGCGTGCTGTGCTCTAACCGGAGAGGG ACTCTGCCAAGGACTCGAATGGATGATGTCAAGGCTAAAGATCAGATGA